In one Culex quinquefasciatus strain JHB chromosome 2, VPISU_Cqui_1.0_pri_paternal, whole genome shotgun sequence genomic region, the following are encoded:
- the LOC6050114 gene encoding uncharacterized protein LOC6050114, with protein sequence MKQFIFAVLFLHLISLSHQQPKMLECGVRQVDPPQVTLREGQTYLGQWPWAVAIYHLKLDDSFEYACAGTLISSQHVITTYSCLVDPRGFNTYPEKVFVQLRPYKLEATNVVQIRRQEESLYTILTLGSNVRFDDYLQPACIYQHHDVTAGTFLSWRSQEDRTRWVPLTSYAVNFSRVSCENETNAWIGARRELRCAELSFENICNLDKGGNLYTERSGVWYLVGLFVVPNTVTTENCVNHKKVVFLKLVNHIKWIRYVTNVRYLGNIKKIDGVEEDVTQRYENHLPQHCGSYTPNDLLEENGQIFNYPWMARLLEYTKNGSGIEVVCVGTVINHRYVLSAGRCLRMNFFFVRLGGVASDIKCIDAIDCGSSGQDYEVEHVIVHVDDFKIGLIRLLNTVHFNDNIQPICLPVSDELKNMDLFEYSVVSHNHSLSWAEMSINVLSNFDCSKNFDGDSTMFCVDAEKDGKFYGGEPLGYPVRIDNGLRFVQLAVNVKNVREIYTVPFKFQTTSPLMDWIMANMKKY encoded by the exons ATGAAACAGTTCATTTTTGCCGTACTTTTCCTCCACTTGATCAGTCTCAGCCACCAACAACCGAAGATGCTCGAATGTGGAGTGCGCCAAGTTGATCCACCACAAGTGACACTTCGTGAGGGACAAACCTACCTCGGTCAGTGGCCGTGGGCAGTCGCCATTTATCACCTGAAACTAGACGACTCCTTTGAGTATGCTTGTGCTGGAACACTAATAAGCTCGCAACATGTGATAACTACCTACAGCTGTTTAGTGGATCCCAGGGGGTTTAACACTTATCCCGAGAAGGTTTTCGTTCAATTGAGGCCCTACAAGCTGGAAGCGACCAACGTAGTCCAAATTCGTCGACAGGAGGAGAGTTTGTACACTATTCTTACACTTGGAAGTAATGTACGATTTGATGATTACCTTCAACCAGCTTGTATCTACCAACATCATGACGTGACTGCTGGAACTTTTCTAAGTTGGAGATCGCAGGAAGATAGGACTCGGTGGGTTCCCTTGACAAGTTATGCAGTGAATTTTTCTCGTGTATCTTGTGAAAATGAAACGAATGCCTGGATTGGAGCTAGACGCGAATTGAGGTGTGCTGAACTTTCATTCGAAAACATTTGCAACTTGGATAAAGGTGGAAATTTATACACTGAAAGAAGTGGAGTTTGGTATTTGGTTGGGTTATTTGTCGTTCCCAACACGGTAACCACTGAAAATTGCGTTAATCACAAAAAAGTTGTCTTTTTAAAGTTGGTTAACCACATCAAGTGGATAAGATATGTGACTAATGTACGATATTTGGGTAATATCAAGAAAATAGATGGTGTTGAGGAAGATGTTACTCAGAGGTACGAAAACCATCTTCCACAGCATTGTGGTAGTTATACACCTAACGATCTACTTGAAGAAaatggtcagattttcaattatccTTGGATGGCCCGTCTACTGGAGTATACCAAGAATGGATCAGGCATTGAAGTTGTCTGTGTTGGAACTGTCATAAACCATCGTTACGTTTTATCTGCGGGAAGATGTCTTCGTATGAATTT cTTTTTTGTACGATTGGGAGGAGTTGCTTCCGACATTAAATGCATCGATGCTATCGATTGTGGCTCCTCTGGACAAGATTATGAAGTAGAGCATGTTATAGTTCATGTAGACGATTTCAAAATAGGCCTAATTCGACTTTTAAACACTGTCCACTTCAATG ACAACATTCAACCTATTTGTTTACCGGTGTCAGATGAGCTGAAGAATATGGATCTTTTTGAATATTCTGTCGTTAGTCATAATCATTCGCTAAGCTGGGCAGAGATGAGCATAAACGTTCTAAGTAACTTTGATTGCTCGAAAAACTTTGACGGAGATTCCACCATGTTTTGTGTGGATGCTGAAAAAGATGGCAAATTTTATGGAGGAGAACCGCTTGGCTATCCGGTGAGGATCGACAATGGACTACGATTTGTTCAGCTTGCTGTAAACGTTAAAAATGTGCGTGAAATTTACACGGttccatttaaatttcaaacaacttcTCCTTTGATGGACTGGATCATGGctaatatgaaaaaatactaa